One part of the Pseudoliparis swirei isolate HS2019 ecotype Mariana Trench chromosome 6, NWPU_hadal_v1, whole genome shotgun sequence genome encodes these proteins:
- the kif21a gene encoding kinesin-like protein KIF21A isoform X3, translating to MTSGQDESSVRVALRIRPQLAREKIEGCHICTYVMPGEPQVILGKDKSFTYDYIFDMDSQQDAIYASCTEKLIEGCFEGYNATVLAYGQTGSGKTYTMGTGFDVNIGEEELGIIPRAVHHLYQGIEQRRQAAQEQGSPAPEFKINAQFLELYNEEVLDLFDSTRDVKQKSHIKIHEDTAGGIYTVGVTTRTVSSEAEMMQCLKLGALCRTTASTQMNVQSSRSHAIFTIHLCQVRVCASDNQESESDNRVSTNGNSEMDEYETLTAKFHFVDLAGSERLKRTGATGERAKEGIAINCGLLALGNVISALGDRSKRSSHVPYRDSKLTRLLQDSLGGNSQTVMIACISPSDRDFMETLNALKYANRARNIKNKVMVNQDKASQQISVLRTEIARLQIELMEYKTGKRLSGEDGVDSFSDMFHENSMLQTENGNLRVRVKAMQETIDAQRARLTQVLSDQANQVLARAGEDASEEIGNMIQSYIKEIEELRAKLLESEAVNENLRKNLSRASNRQSLYGAPSLLAPEKETSDIIELAKKDLEKLKKREKKKKKRAGPPPLTLHRVSERSSAVKEEVPDNEQEKGSEKENAERGHEDADIEVREGSDHEEGGEEEEEEEEEMDVEESSDDSDSETDEKENFHADLANVTCEIAIKQKLIDELENSQRRLHTLKLQYEQKLMMLQCKIRDTQLERDLVLLNMNTVETGTDDKSRKIKAEYEKKLSVMNKELQKLQSAQKEHARLLKNQSQYEKQLRKLQVDVVEMKKTKVRLMKQMKEQQEKNRMNESRRNREIASLKKDQRKQEHQLKLLEAQKRQQELILRRKTEEVTALRRQARPSSGKLVRKDPAQDSSYRPPSGRLYSSGNAAPSGTRSSYRRTAGINSTRIARNKWQSLERRITDVIMQRMTISNMEADMNHLLKQREELTKRKEKVIRKRDRLSREGPEAEKAAVPHNEEVDVLTANIDYINDGIADCQANIMQMEETKEEGDTVDISAVVSSCTLTEARFLLDHFMLLAISKGLQAAQKESQVKVMEGRLKQTEITSATQNQLLFHMLKEKAEFNPELDALLGNALQELGNFPAENGDDSSSDESAQSPSAEGNTLTSDLMKLCGGENKPRNKARRRTTTQMELLYANSDSAPDAISVADFSGPMPPLAEAPDGGGDAGSSVRDYAALSPGFSSKMGSISGSRAASGLERRCAEPSPLSRRKAYDRAAADRAKVKEAKQGVINPVPPTKSSRSATLQCVHVAEGHSKAVLCVDCTDDLLFTGSKDRTCKVWNLVTGQEIMSLAGHPNNVVSVRYSSSLVFTVSTSYIKVWDIRDSAKCIRILTSSGQVNVGDVCASNSSRTVTIPAGENQINQIALNPNGMVLYAAAGNSVRVWDLRRFASTGKLTGHLGPVMCLTVDQSINNQDLVITGSKDHYIKLFDVTEGSLGSIGPTHNFEPPHYDGIESLVVQGDILFSGSRDNGIKKWDLGRKDLLQQVPNAHRDWVCALGVVPGSPALLSGCRGGVLKLWHTDTLGTLGELKGHESPINGIATNSSHLFTASDDRTVKIWRARGGLDSTLETADNADEVASV from the exons CTCAGCTGGCCAGGGAGAAGATCGAGGGATGTCACATCTGCACATACGTGATGCCCGGCGAGCCCCAGGTGATCCTGGGCAAAGACAAGTCCTTCACCTACGACTACATATTCGACATGGACTCCCAGCAGGACGCCATCTACGCCAGCTGCACGGAGAAGCTGATCGAGGGCTGCTTCGAGGGCTACAACGCCACCGTCCTTGCATACGGACAG ACGGGCTCGGGGAAGACCTACACCATGGGCACGGGCTTCGACGTCAACATCGGCGAGGAGGAGCTGGGCATCATCCCGCGTGCCGTCCACCACCTCTACCAGGGCATCGAGCAGCGGCGCCAGGCCGCCCAGGAGCagggaagccccgcccccgagTTCAAGATCAACGCCCAGTTCCTCGAG CTTTATAACGAGGAGGTTCTGGATCTGTTCGACTCCACGCGGGACGTGAAGCAGAAATCTCACATCAAGATCCACGAGGATACCGCCGGGGGAATCTACACGGTGGGGGTGACCACCCGGACCGTGTCCTCCGAGGCCGAG ATGATGCAGTGCCTGAAGCTCGGGGCTCTGTGTCGCACCACCGCCAGCACGCAAATGAATGTCCAGAGCTCCCGGTCCCACGCCATCTTCACCATCCACCTGTGCCAAGTTCGCGTCTGTGCCTCCGACAAT CAAGAAAGTGAGAGTGACAACAGAGTCTCCACTAATGGAAACTCTGAGATGGACGAGTACGAGACGCTGACGGCCAAGTTTCACTTCGTGGATCTGGCCGGGTCCGAGAGGCTGAAGAGAACCGGAGCGACGGGCGAGCGAGCCAAAGAGGGAATCGCCATCAACTGTGGGCTG CTCGCTCTGGGCAATGTAATCAGCGCTCTGGGCGACCGCAGCAAGCGGTCCTCCCACGTGCCTTACCGCGACTCCAAGCTCACCCGACTCCTGCAGGACTCGTTAGGAGGAAACAG CCAGACGGTGATGATCGCCTGCATCAGCCCGTCTGACCGCGACTTCATGGAGACGCTGAACGCGCTGAAGTACGCCAACCGAGCGCGGAACATCAAGAACAAGGTGATGGTGAACCAGGACAAGGCCAGCCAGCAGATCAGCGTGCTGAGGACGGAGATCGCCCGCCTGCAGATCGAGCTGATGGAGTACAAGACG GGTAAACGGCTGTCGGGCGAGGACGGCGTGGACAGCTTCAGCGACATGTTCCACGAGAACTCGATGCTGCAGACGGAGAACGGCAACCTGAGGGTGAGGGTGAAGGCCATGCAGGAGACCATCGACGCGCAGAGGGCGCGGCTCACACAGGTGCTCAGCGACCAGGCCAACCAGGTGCTGGCCAGGGCAG GCGAAGACGCATCTGAAGAAATTGGAAACATGATTCAAAGTTACATCAAAGAGATTGAAGAACTGAG AGCCAAACTCCTGGAGAGCGAAGCCGTGAACGAGAACTTGAGGAAGAATCTGTCTCGCGCCTCCAACCGCCAGTCGCTGTACGGGGCGCCGTCGCTGCTCGCCCCCGAGAAGGAGACGTCCGACATCATCGAGCTCGCCAAGAAAGACCTGGAGAAACTGAAGaaacgagagaagaagaaaaagaaaag GGCCGGACCGCCGCCGCTGACTCTCCACCGTGTGTCTGAACGTTCCAGCGCCGTCAAGGAGGAGGTCCCCGACAACGAGCAGGAGAAGGGCTCCGAGAAGGAGAACGCGGAGCGAGGCCACGAGGACGCCGACATC GAGGTCCGCGAAGGCAGCGACcacgaggaaggaggagaggaggaggaggaggaggaagaggagatggacgTGGAGGAGAGCTCCGACGATTCAGACTCCGAGACGGATGAAAAAG agaACTTCCATGCCGACCTCGCCAACGTCACCTGCGAGATCGCCATCAAGCAGAAGCTGATCGACGAGCTGGAGAACAGCCAGCGGCGGCTGCACACGCTGAAGCTGCAGTACGAGCAGAAGCTGATGATGCTGCAGTGCAAGATCCGGGACACGCAGCTGGAGAGGGACCTCGTGCTGCTGAACATGA ACACGGTGGAAACCGGCACGGACGACAAGTCGCGCAAGATCAAGGCCGAGTACGAGAAGAAGCTGAGCGTCATGAACAAGGAGCTCCAGAAGCTGCAGTCGGCGCAGAAGGAGCACGCCCGGCTGCTGAAGAACCAGTCGCAGTACGAGAAGCAGCTGAGGAAGCTGcaggtggacgtggtggagatgaagaagacgaAG GTCCGCCTCATGAAGcagatgaaggagcagcaggagaagaaCCGGATGAACGAGTCCCGCAGGAACCGAGAGATCGCGTCGCTGAAGAAAGACCAGCGGAAGCAAGAG CACCAACTGAAGTTACTGGAGGCTCAGAAACGGCAGCAGGAGCTGATTCtgaggaggaagacggaggag GTGACGGCCCTGAGGAGGCAGGCCCGGCCCAGCTCCGGTAAGCTGGTCCGGAAGGACCCTGCGCAGGACTCCAGCTACAGGCCTCCATCTGGACGCTTGTACTCCTCCGGCAACGCTGCTCCCAGTGGCACCCG gtcctCCTACAGACGCACAGCTGGTATCAACTCCACCAGAATCGCACGCAACAAGTGGCAGTCTCTGGAGCGCCGGATCACCGACGTCATCATGCAGAGGATGACCATCTCCAACATGGAGGCCGACATGAACCACCTCCTCAAG CAAAGAGAGGAGCTGACCAAGCGTAAAGAGAAGGTCATCAGGAAGAGGGACCGTCTGTCCAGGGAGGGGCCCGAGGCGGAGAAGGCGGCCGTTCCCCACAACGAGGAGGTGGACGTCTTGACGGCCAACATCGACTACATCAACGACGGCATCGCCGACTGCCAGGCCAACATCATGCAGATGGAGGAGACCAAG gaggaaggcgacacgGTGGACATCTCCGCCGTGGTCAGTTCCTGTACGCTGACGGAGGCTCGCTTCCTGCTGGACCACTTCATGCTGCTGGCCATCAGCAAG GGCCTCCAGGCGGCCCAGAAGGAGTCCCAGGTGAAGGTGATGGAGGGCCGGCTGAAGCAGACAGAGATCACCAGCGCCACGCAGAACCAGCTGCTCTTCCAcatgctgaaggagaaggccgagtTCAACCCGGAGCTAGACGCCCTGCTGGGCAACGCGCTGCAAG AGCTAGGTAACTTCCCAGCCG AGAACGGAGACGATAGCAGCAGCGACGAGTCGGCCCAGAGCCCGTCGGCAGAGGGGAA CACGTTGACATCAGACCTCATGAAACTCTGTGGGGGGGAAAACAAACCCAGAAACAAG GCCCGCAGGAGGACCACCACTCAGATGGAGCTGCTGTACGCCAACAgcgactccgcccccgacgcgatCTCCGTGGCCGACTTCTCCGGTCCGATGCCGCCGTTGGCCGAGGCGCCGGACGGGGGAGGGGACGCGGGCTCATCGGTCAGGGACTACGCTGCGCTCTCCCCCGGCTTCTCCTCTAAAATGGGCAGCAT TTCTGGCTCCAGAGCCGCGTCGGGGCTGGAGCGGCGCTGTGCCGAGCCTTCCCCGCTCTCTCGCAGGAAGGCCTACGACAGGGCGGCGGCCGACAGGGCAAAGGTCAAGGAAGCCAAACA gggAGTCATTAACCCGGTGCCGCCCACTAAGAGCAGTCGGTCGGCGACGCTGCAGTGCGTCCACGTGGCGGAGGGACACAGCAAAGCCGTCCTCTGCGTCGACTGCACCGACGACCTCCTCTTCACCGGATCCAAAG ACCGGACCTGTAAGGTGTGGAACCTGGTGACGGGTCAGGAGATAATGTCCCTGGCCGGTCACCCCAACAACGTGGTGTCGGTCCGCTACAGCTCCAGTCTGGTCTTCACCGTCTCCACCTCCTACATCAAAGTCTGGGACATTCGCGACTCGGCCAAGTGCATCCGAATCCTCAC CTCCTCCGGTCAGGTTAATGTTGGCGACGTCTGCGCGTCAAACTCCAGCCGGACGGTCACCATCCCGGCAGGAGAGAACCAGATCAACCAGATCGCCCTCAACCCCAACGGCATGGTTCTGTACGCCGCCGCCGGGAACTCGGTGAGAGTCTGGGATCTGAGAAG ATTTGCATCCACGGGGAAACTCACCGGTCACCTCGGCCCCGTGATGTGTCTGACCGTGGACCAGTCCATCAACAACCAGGACCTGGTGATCACCGGGTCCAAGGACCACTACATCAAG CTGTTCGACGTGACCGAGGGCTCTCTGGGCAGCATCGGGCCCACGCACAACTTTGAGCCCCCCCACTACGACGGCATCGAGTCCCTGGTGGTCCAGGGCGACATTTTGTTCAGCGGCTCTCGAGACAACGGCATCAAGAAGTGGGACCTGGGCCGCAAAGACCTCCTGCAG CAAGTCCCGAACGCCCACCGCGACTGGGTGTGCGCGCTGGGCGTGGTCCCCGGGTCCCCGGCCCTGCTGAGCGGCTGCAGGGGAGGGGTGCTCAAGCTGTGGCACACGGACACGCTGGGGACCCTCGGCGAGCTGAAGGGCCACGAGAGCCCCATCAACGGCATCGCCACCAACAGCAGCCACCTGTTCACCGCCTCCGA CGACCGGACGGTGAAGATCTGGCGCGCTCGCGGCGGACTGGACAGCACTTTGGAGACGGCCGACAACGCGGACGAGGTGGCCAGCGTCTGA
- the kif21a gene encoding kinesin-like protein KIF21A isoform X5 → MTSGQDESSVRVALRIRPQLAREKIEGCHICTYVMPGEPQVILGKDKSFTYDYIFDMDSQQDAIYASCTEKLIEGCFEGYNATVLAYGQTGSGKTYTMGTGFDVNIGEEELGIIPRAVHHLYQGIEQRRQAAQEQGSPAPEFKINAQFLELYNEEVLDLFDSTRDVKQKSHIKIHEDTAGGIYTVGVTTRTVSSEAEMMQCLKLGALCRTTASTQMNVQSSRSHAIFTIHLCQVRVCASDNQESESDNRVSTNGNSEMDEYETLTAKFHFVDLAGSERLKRTGATGERAKEGIAINCGLLALGNVISALGDRSKRSSHVPYRDSKLTRLLQDSLGGNSQTVMIACISPSDRDFMETLNALKYANRARNIKNKVMVNQDKASQQISVLRTEIARLQIELMEYKTGKRLSGEDGVDSFSDMFHENSMLQTENGNLRVRVKAMQETIDAQRARLTQVLSDQANQVLARAGEDASEEIGNMIQSYIKEIEELRAKLLESEAVNENLRKNLSRASNRQSLYGAPSLLAPEKETSDIIELAKKDLEKLKKREKKKKKRLHHLLEEREREEREEVVEEVDDASAVKEEVPDNEQEKGSEKENAERGHEDADIEVREGSDHEEGGEEEEEEEEEMDVEESSDDSDSETDEKENFHADLANVTCEIAIKQKLIDELENSQRRLHTLKLQYEQKLMMLQCKIRDTQLERDLVLLNMNTVETGTDDKSRKIKAEYEKKLSVMNKELQKLQSAQKEHARLLKNQSQYEKQLRKLQVDVVEMKKTKVRLMKQMKEQQEKNRMNESRRNREIASLKKDQRKQEHQLKLLEAQKRQQELILRRKTEEVTALRRQARPSSGKLVRKDPAQDSSYRPPSGRLYSSGNAAPSGTRSSYRRTAGINSTRIARNKWQSLERRITDVIMQRMTISNMEADMNHLLKQREELTKRKEKVIRKRDRLSREGPEAEKAAVPHNEEVDVLTANIDYINDGIADCQANIMQMEETKEEGDTVDISAVVSSCTLTEARFLLDHFMLLAISKGLQAAQKESQVKVMEGRLKQTEITSATQNQLLFHMLKEKAEFNPELDALLGNALQELGNFPAENGDDSSSDESAQSPSAEGNTLTSDLMKLCGGENKPRNKARRRTTTQMELLYANSDSAPDAISVADFSGPMPPLAEAPDGGGDAGSSVRDYAALSPGFSSKMGSMGVINPVPPTKSSRSATLQCVHVAEGHSKAVLCVDCTDDLLFTGSKDRTCKVWNLVTGQEIMSLAGHPNNVVSVRYSSSLVFTVSTSYIKVWDIRDSAKCIRILTSSGQVNVGDVCASNSSRTVTIPAGENQINQIALNPNGMVLYAAAGNSVRVWDLRRFASTGKLTGHLGPVMCLTVDQSINNQDLVITGSKDHYIKLFDVTEGSLGSIGPTHNFEPPHYDGIESLVVQGDILFSGSRDNGIKKWDLGRKDLLQQVPNAHRDWVCALGVVPGSPALLSGCRGGVLKLWHTDTLGTLGELKGHESPINGIATNSSHLFTASDDRTVKIWRARGGLDSTLETADNADEVASV, encoded by the exons CTCAGCTGGCCAGGGAGAAGATCGAGGGATGTCACATCTGCACATACGTGATGCCCGGCGAGCCCCAGGTGATCCTGGGCAAAGACAAGTCCTTCACCTACGACTACATATTCGACATGGACTCCCAGCAGGACGCCATCTACGCCAGCTGCACGGAGAAGCTGATCGAGGGCTGCTTCGAGGGCTACAACGCCACCGTCCTTGCATACGGACAG ACGGGCTCGGGGAAGACCTACACCATGGGCACGGGCTTCGACGTCAACATCGGCGAGGAGGAGCTGGGCATCATCCCGCGTGCCGTCCACCACCTCTACCAGGGCATCGAGCAGCGGCGCCAGGCCGCCCAGGAGCagggaagccccgcccccgagTTCAAGATCAACGCCCAGTTCCTCGAG CTTTATAACGAGGAGGTTCTGGATCTGTTCGACTCCACGCGGGACGTGAAGCAGAAATCTCACATCAAGATCCACGAGGATACCGCCGGGGGAATCTACACGGTGGGGGTGACCACCCGGACCGTGTCCTCCGAGGCCGAG ATGATGCAGTGCCTGAAGCTCGGGGCTCTGTGTCGCACCACCGCCAGCACGCAAATGAATGTCCAGAGCTCCCGGTCCCACGCCATCTTCACCATCCACCTGTGCCAAGTTCGCGTCTGTGCCTCCGACAAT CAAGAAAGTGAGAGTGACAACAGAGTCTCCACTAATGGAAACTCTGAGATGGACGAGTACGAGACGCTGACGGCCAAGTTTCACTTCGTGGATCTGGCCGGGTCCGAGAGGCTGAAGAGAACCGGAGCGACGGGCGAGCGAGCCAAAGAGGGAATCGCCATCAACTGTGGGCTG CTCGCTCTGGGCAATGTAATCAGCGCTCTGGGCGACCGCAGCAAGCGGTCCTCCCACGTGCCTTACCGCGACTCCAAGCTCACCCGACTCCTGCAGGACTCGTTAGGAGGAAACAG CCAGACGGTGATGATCGCCTGCATCAGCCCGTCTGACCGCGACTTCATGGAGACGCTGAACGCGCTGAAGTACGCCAACCGAGCGCGGAACATCAAGAACAAGGTGATGGTGAACCAGGACAAGGCCAGCCAGCAGATCAGCGTGCTGAGGACGGAGATCGCCCGCCTGCAGATCGAGCTGATGGAGTACAAGACG GGTAAACGGCTGTCGGGCGAGGACGGCGTGGACAGCTTCAGCGACATGTTCCACGAGAACTCGATGCTGCAGACGGAGAACGGCAACCTGAGGGTGAGGGTGAAGGCCATGCAGGAGACCATCGACGCGCAGAGGGCGCGGCTCACACAGGTGCTCAGCGACCAGGCCAACCAGGTGCTGGCCAGGGCAG GCGAAGACGCATCTGAAGAAATTGGAAACATGATTCAAAGTTACATCAAAGAGATTGAAGAACTGAG AGCCAAACTCCTGGAGAGCGAAGCCGTGAACGAGAACTTGAGGAAGAATCTGTCTCGCGCCTCCAACCGCCAGTCGCTGTACGGGGCGCCGTCGCTGCTCGCCCCCGAGAAGGAGACGTCCGACATCATCGAGCTCGCCAAGAAAGACCTGGAGAAACTGAAGaaacgagagaagaagaaaaagaaaag ACTCCATCACCtgttggaggagagagagagggaggaaagggaggaggtggtggaagaGGTTGATGACGCCAG CGCCGTCAAGGAGGAGGTCCCCGACAACGAGCAGGAGAAGGGCTCCGAGAAGGAGAACGCGGAGCGAGGCCACGAGGACGCCGACATC GAGGTCCGCGAAGGCAGCGACcacgaggaaggaggagaggaggaggaggaggaggaagaggagatggacgTGGAGGAGAGCTCCGACGATTCAGACTCCGAGACGGATGAAAAAG agaACTTCCATGCCGACCTCGCCAACGTCACCTGCGAGATCGCCATCAAGCAGAAGCTGATCGACGAGCTGGAGAACAGCCAGCGGCGGCTGCACACGCTGAAGCTGCAGTACGAGCAGAAGCTGATGATGCTGCAGTGCAAGATCCGGGACACGCAGCTGGAGAGGGACCTCGTGCTGCTGAACATGA ACACGGTGGAAACCGGCACGGACGACAAGTCGCGCAAGATCAAGGCCGAGTACGAGAAGAAGCTGAGCGTCATGAACAAGGAGCTCCAGAAGCTGCAGTCGGCGCAGAAGGAGCACGCCCGGCTGCTGAAGAACCAGTCGCAGTACGAGAAGCAGCTGAGGAAGCTGcaggtggacgtggtggagatgaagaagacgaAG GTCCGCCTCATGAAGcagatgaaggagcagcaggagaagaaCCGGATGAACGAGTCCCGCAGGAACCGAGAGATCGCGTCGCTGAAGAAAGACCAGCGGAAGCAAGAG CACCAACTGAAGTTACTGGAGGCTCAGAAACGGCAGCAGGAGCTGATTCtgaggaggaagacggaggag GTGACGGCCCTGAGGAGGCAGGCCCGGCCCAGCTCCGGTAAGCTGGTCCGGAAGGACCCTGCGCAGGACTCCAGCTACAGGCCTCCATCTGGACGCTTGTACTCCTCCGGCAACGCTGCTCCCAGTGGCACCCG gtcctCCTACAGACGCACAGCTGGTATCAACTCCACCAGAATCGCACGCAACAAGTGGCAGTCTCTGGAGCGCCGGATCACCGACGTCATCATGCAGAGGATGACCATCTCCAACATGGAGGCCGACATGAACCACCTCCTCAAG CAAAGAGAGGAGCTGACCAAGCGTAAAGAGAAGGTCATCAGGAAGAGGGACCGTCTGTCCAGGGAGGGGCCCGAGGCGGAGAAGGCGGCCGTTCCCCACAACGAGGAGGTGGACGTCTTGACGGCCAACATCGACTACATCAACGACGGCATCGCCGACTGCCAGGCCAACATCATGCAGATGGAGGAGACCAAG gaggaaggcgacacgGTGGACATCTCCGCCGTGGTCAGTTCCTGTACGCTGACGGAGGCTCGCTTCCTGCTGGACCACTTCATGCTGCTGGCCATCAGCAAG GGCCTCCAGGCGGCCCAGAAGGAGTCCCAGGTGAAGGTGATGGAGGGCCGGCTGAAGCAGACAGAGATCACCAGCGCCACGCAGAACCAGCTGCTCTTCCAcatgctgaaggagaaggccgagtTCAACCCGGAGCTAGACGCCCTGCTGGGCAACGCGCTGCAAG AGCTAGGTAACTTCCCAGCCG AGAACGGAGACGATAGCAGCAGCGACGAGTCGGCCCAGAGCCCGTCGGCAGAGGGGAA CACGTTGACATCAGACCTCATGAAACTCTGTGGGGGGGAAAACAAACCCAGAAACAAG GCCCGCAGGAGGACCACCACTCAGATGGAGCTGCTGTACGCCAACAgcgactccgcccccgacgcgatCTCCGTGGCCGACTTCTCCGGTCCGATGCCGCCGTTGGCCGAGGCGCCGGACGGGGGAGGGGACGCGGGCTCATCGGTCAGGGACTACGCTGCGCTCTCCCCCGGCTTCTCCTCTAAAATGGGCAGCAT gggAGTCATTAACCCGGTGCCGCCCACTAAGAGCAGTCGGTCGGCGACGCTGCAGTGCGTCCACGTGGCGGAGGGACACAGCAAAGCCGTCCTCTGCGTCGACTGCACCGACGACCTCCTCTTCACCGGATCCAAAG ACCGGACCTGTAAGGTGTGGAACCTGGTGACGGGTCAGGAGATAATGTCCCTGGCCGGTCACCCCAACAACGTGGTGTCGGTCCGCTACAGCTCCAGTCTGGTCTTCACCGTCTCCACCTCCTACATCAAAGTCTGGGACATTCGCGACTCGGCCAAGTGCATCCGAATCCTCAC CTCCTCCGGTCAGGTTAATGTTGGCGACGTCTGCGCGTCAAACTCCAGCCGGACGGTCACCATCCCGGCAGGAGAGAACCAGATCAACCAGATCGCCCTCAACCCCAACGGCATGGTTCTGTACGCCGCCGCCGGGAACTCGGTGAGAGTCTGGGATCTGAGAAG ATTTGCATCCACGGGGAAACTCACCGGTCACCTCGGCCCCGTGATGTGTCTGACCGTGGACCAGTCCATCAACAACCAGGACCTGGTGATCACCGGGTCCAAGGACCACTACATCAAG CTGTTCGACGTGACCGAGGGCTCTCTGGGCAGCATCGGGCCCACGCACAACTTTGAGCCCCCCCACTACGACGGCATCGAGTCCCTGGTGGTCCAGGGCGACATTTTGTTCAGCGGCTCTCGAGACAACGGCATCAAGAAGTGGGACCTGGGCCGCAAAGACCTCCTGCAG CAAGTCCCGAACGCCCACCGCGACTGGGTGTGCGCGCTGGGCGTGGTCCCCGGGTCCCCGGCCCTGCTGAGCGGCTGCAGGGGAGGGGTGCTCAAGCTGTGGCACACGGACACGCTGGGGACCCTCGGCGAGCTGAAGGGCCACGAGAGCCCCATCAACGGCATCGCCACCAACAGCAGCCACCTGTTCACCGCCTCCGA CGACCGGACGGTGAAGATCTGGCGCGCTCGCGGCGGACTGGACAGCACTTTGGAGACGGCCGACAACGCGGACGAGGTGGCCAGCGTCTGA